A DNA window from Mycobacterium sp. IDR2000157661 contains the following coding sequences:
- a CDS encoding Ig-like domain-containing protein, translating to MPTEKDAQTVVGLTNPKASSKPAGRAEPQPGSSAERPSANEPVGSLGTIARSEQFAEVRLFSAPAVPGAESTMSVHAAGTPAPAPLRSQPSNLVEAVLGAPMVLANIALTAVSALLTSVVAPGPTTPDPPVMLLVVLGWVQRELQRTFFNRNATAVADAISTSEDAGVSIPVLANDTDPDLSAGDVLTVTDYTQPANGSVVLNSDGTFTYTPDADFNGTDAFSYTISDDASRWHFDGLAGLFGGGVRSSTASVTVTVTASPNPENQAPILTLPAPGTLVPDGNGDVTFSVSGTDPDGSSVTFSANTTQGAITQITPTTFRYTPGDYSHALAADGYPGPDTATITVTATDGNGGTTTSTFTVPVTPTNAPPAPAGPAATGAPNPGNGAVPISFPVTDADQDALTFTDDTDRGDLAVVNGQLVFVPTAQARHAATADAATTADKKVTFTITASDGHGGTTSTSVTVDMESSGVVSTLIAPGTSVGGLQYSPDGSRAILTTQTTEYDAETQTYTTTTRLVTIDTATGQQVGAATTLEGQANYGYYESYERAKFSADGTRASQVTRTVTYDSATGYTYITRVAVVDTVTGTQVGDTITRTGSYIATQYSADGTRLVLTTAESAIDSAAGTSTPTVRVTVVNPATGQQVGPDLTLAGQYRTTEFGADGTAAITAQESIRDEETGSYTYTTRVAVIDLTTGDRVGDVTTVAYYGSSEGWSSMSTPDGTRIVRTISEQTYDEATSSHVETTRVVVIDTTDGQQVGTTVTLAGRDASFQLTADGSRAVVTTREQRYDQSTYSYVDTIRVAMVDTATGEQIGNTLAQNGSQRETQLSADGSRAVLTVSERLQYDQYSGTYAYTTRVTVLDTASAGQIGATTTLTGSSSGLQFTADGTRAVVTSVDQTYNWITGVNTYSTQVAVIDTDTGSQVGSTTTVAGYAYSGSYGDVQLTADGTRAVVIGEIYDTTPGARSRTSSVAVIDVVTGEQVGTAVTLSGVAAPPKFFADDTRAIITAEREIYVDGLRTYTYTTTIALIDVTTGNQIGSTATVSGATSKTLLNADETRLVQVTNDRDPMSNGYSARITVVDTATGDQVGQTVTVRGQVEPYSYRGSVNPTPFTPDGARLVVTTQGYDYDEDYRTRYTTRVVFVDLETGAQVGTTTVLAGNTDGDIQFSADGTRAVQTTYAYTQTDDNTTTYSTQVAVIDAATGTQVGPTTVMSGNPYGTVLSADSARAIQTAYDGDGSDAATRVAVIDLATGHQIGVSAALPGSPAGTARLSADGTRITMTTWASPNTSVTVIDIDQTGVNQRPTVAVPIEVNDPDAEGAVTGSAQFTDPDGDTLSYVGTGATARGSVIVAADGSFVYTPAKIARLAAAKVSASPDAKQDHFTITAYDGHGGATSIVVTVPIEAKNTAPVTSPTIGDFANGVLTGSVNGTDVDGDSLTYSVTSQGGKGSVAVNATTGAFTYTPTADARTAASATSNDVDTDTFVITVSDGRGGSVDQTITVDVAQNGVIADAHVDLPASGALQYSPDGSRAIRVTTVRVRVNDDYYSYDYVDRTSIAVINTATGAQIGETVVIDGDQSQYALRYSADGAYASLVTAVRYSNNYSGAYTTRVAIIDTATGAVTVTTLAGAPSSKTTFTTDGKYAVQTTTASRYAYADGTYTYASEIAVIETGTGAVTKVEVPVGLSGLAENGGGALDATGTRTIYLVTRDGSNGALFVDTATGTVTEYSVSGSSNVRLSEDRSRLIVQTYEYAPNTYQLVATRFSVVDTATGRQVGSTVASVGNQYGGYYANGNQIIVVVQDSSSGTTVARLTAIDLTTGTQVGSTATIGGPVYQLQYTADGSRAFVSQYGNGAVTVLDTATFTTLGTISNLGLYVSDVEFGEDRAVLLGRSGSSTSNQVTKVAIVDIATGAQLGSTLEVGGYGSAQFTADGSRVVISTPYSGTTSVAVLNASTGAQVGTTVTLVGSGQTNIDPTGSRAVMVARTYDSSTNSWTSSRLAVVDLATGTQIGTSFETSGYFEATLSPTGDVVAVNTREGVDASSYATRVTLLDTATGAQLGSTITQAGHGSLSFTADATRVAVYSQTFGGGVEQQAVTITVLDATSGAQLGNTITFNGQNRGFASTLDGTRLLVATFADDPAATHVVVVDVTTGTQAGDAVTLPGEAHYYDIRLSADGTRAILDTYGYGEPDNLHRVVVVDTVTGTTQTYAVRGEKLGAVRFASDDMRIIVDTHDDTAPGGVSNRTTIIEL from the coding sequence GTGCCTACCGAGAAAGACGCGCAAACCGTTGTCGGGCTGACCAATCCGAAGGCCAGTAGCAAGCCGGCGGGTCGTGCCGAGCCGCAGCCCGGGAGTTCAGCGGAGCGACCCTCGGCCAATGAACCGGTTGGATCCCTCGGCACGATCGCACGCAGTGAGCAGTTCGCCGAGGTGCGGTTGTTCTCCGCACCCGCCGTCCCCGGTGCTGAGTCGACGATGTCAGTGCACGCCGCCGGTACGCCGGCACCGGCGCCGTTGCGGTCCCAGCCGTCCAATCTGGTCGAGGCGGTGCTCGGCGCGCCGATGGTCTTGGCCAACATCGCCCTTACCGCAGTGTCGGCATTGTTGACCTCGGTGGTGGCGCCCGGCCCGACCACCCCGGACCCTCCGGTAATGCTGTTAGTCGTGCTCGGCTGGGTGCAGCGGGAATTGCAGCGCACGTTCTTCAACCGGAACGCCACCGCCGTCGCAGATGCGATCAGCACCTCTGAAGACGCGGGAGTCTCCATCCCCGTCCTGGCCAACGACACCGACCCCGACCTCAGCGCCGGTGATGTGCTCACCGTCACCGACTACACCCAACCGGCCAACGGCTCGGTGGTTCTCAACTCCGACGGCACCTTCACGTATACGCCGGACGCCGACTTCAACGGCACCGACGCCTTCAGCTACACGATCTCCGACGACGCCAGCCGCTGGCACTTCGATGGTCTCGCCGGGCTTTTCGGTGGGGGTGTGCGCTCCTCCACCGCCTCAGTGACGGTCACCGTCACTGCGTCACCGAACCCAGAGAACCAGGCACCCATCCTCACGCTGCCGGCGCCAGGCACCCTTGTCCCGGACGGCAACGGCGATGTCACGTTCTCGGTCAGCGGCACCGACCCGGATGGATCCTCAGTCACGTTCAGCGCGAACACAACTCAAGGTGCCATCACCCAGATCACGCCCACCACCTTCCGCTACACGCCCGGTGACTATTCGCACGCCCTGGCCGCCGATGGCTATCCGGGCCCGGACACCGCGACGATCACCGTGACGGCCACCGACGGCAACGGGGGCACCACCACGTCGACGTTCACGGTGCCGGTGACACCCACCAACGCACCGCCGGCGCCGGCAGGTCCCGCAGCTACCGGAGCACCCAACCCGGGCAATGGCGCTGTGCCGATCTCCTTCCCGGTGACCGACGCCGACCAGGACGCGCTGACCTTCACCGACGACACCGACCGGGGTGACCTCGCGGTCGTCAACGGCCAGTTGGTGTTCGTCCCGACCGCCCAAGCTCGCCACGCTGCCACCGCCGACGCTGCAACCACCGCGGACAAGAAAGTCACGTTTACCATCACCGCCAGCGACGGTCACGGCGGAACGACGTCAACGTCGGTGACCGTCGACATGGAGTCATCCGGCGTCGTGAGCACCCTGATCGCGCCGGGCACTTCCGTCGGTGGATTGCAGTACTCGCCAGACGGCAGCCGCGCGATTCTCACCACACAGACAACTGAATACGACGCCGAGACCCAGACCTACACCACAACCACCCGGCTGGTGACCATCGACACGGCCACCGGTCAGCAGGTCGGCGCCGCCACAACCCTCGAGGGGCAAGCAAACTACGGCTACTACGAGAGTTATGAACGGGCGAAGTTCAGTGCGGACGGAACGCGTGCATCGCAAGTCACCAGAACCGTGACCTACGACAGCGCCACGGGCTACACCTACATCACCCGGGTGGCCGTTGTCGACACAGTCACCGGTACGCAGGTCGGTGACACGATCACCCGGACCGGCTCGTACATCGCCACTCAATACAGTGCCGACGGCACCCGGCTGGTCCTGACGACGGCCGAATCGGCGATCGACAGTGCCGCCGGCACGTCCACCCCGACCGTCCGGGTGACCGTCGTCAACCCCGCCACCGGACAGCAGGTCGGCCCCGACCTGACCTTGGCCGGTCAATACCGCACGACCGAGTTTGGGGCCGACGGGACCGCCGCGATCACGGCTCAGGAATCGATTCGCGACGAGGAGACCGGTAGCTACACCTACACGACCCGGGTGGCCGTCATCGACCTGACGACCGGCGACCGGGTGGGAGACGTCACCACGGTCGCCTACTACGGCTCGTCGGAAGGCTGGTCGTCGATGTCGACCCCTGACGGCACCCGCATCGTCCGGACCATCAGTGAGCAGACGTACGACGAAGCGACCTCGTCTCACGTCGAAACGACGCGCGTCGTCGTCATCGACACCACCGACGGCCAGCAGGTGGGTACCACTGTCACGCTCGCGGGCCGCGACGCCTCATTCCAGCTCACTGCCGACGGCAGTCGAGCCGTGGTCACCACGAGGGAACAACGGTACGACCAGTCGACGTATTCGTACGTCGACACGATCCGGGTCGCCATGGTGGACACCGCCACCGGTGAGCAAATCGGCAACACATTGGCACAGAACGGCTCCCAGAGAGAAACTCAACTCAGTGCCGACGGTTCGCGCGCCGTGTTGACCGTCAGCGAACGACTGCAGTACGACCAATACAGCGGGACATACGCGTACACAACGCGAGTGACGGTCCTCGACACGGCGAGCGCCGGGCAGATCGGCGCGACGACCACGCTGACGGGCTCCTCTTCCGGGCTGCAGTTCACTGCCGATGGCACTCGGGCGGTGGTGACCTCGGTTGACCAGACGTACAACTGGATCACCGGAGTGAACACCTACAGCACTCAGGTCGCAGTCATCGACACCGACACCGGCAGCCAGGTCGGGAGCACCACGACCGTGGCCGGCTACGCCTACTCTGGAAGCTACGGCGACGTTCAGCTGACTGCCGATGGCACCAGGGCGGTCGTGATCGGCGAGATCTACGACACCACCCCCGGCGCACGCTCCCGCACCTCGAGCGTGGCCGTCATCGATGTCGTCACCGGGGAACAGGTCGGTACCGCCGTCACGCTGTCCGGCGTTGCGGCACCACCGAAGTTCTTCGCCGACGACACCCGCGCGATCATCACCGCCGAGCGAGAGATCTATGTCGACGGGCTGCGGACATACACCTACACCACCACCATCGCCCTGATCGACGTCACGACCGGTAATCAGATCGGCTCCACCGCCACAGTGAGCGGTGCTACGAGCAAGACGCTGCTCAACGCCGATGAGACCCGTCTCGTCCAGGTCACGAACGACCGCGACCCGATGTCGAACGGCTACAGCGCTCGGATCACCGTGGTCGACACCGCGACCGGTGACCAAGTGGGCCAAACAGTCACCGTGCGCGGTCAAGTCGAGCCATACAGCTACCGCGGCAGCGTCAATCCGACACCCTTCACCCCCGACGGCGCCCGCCTGGTCGTGACCACCCAAGGTTACGACTACGACGAGGATTATCGGACCCGCTACACCACCCGGGTCGTCTTCGTCGACCTCGAAACGGGCGCCCAGGTCGGCACCACGACCGTCCTGGCCGGTAACACTGACGGCGATATTCAGTTCAGCGCCGACGGCACCCGCGCCGTCCAGACCACGTACGCCTACACGCAGACCGATGACAACACCACGACCTACTCCACACAGGTGGCCGTCATCGACGCCGCCACGGGCACGCAGGTCGGCCCCACCACCGTGATGAGCGGCAACCCTTACGGCACGGTGCTGAGCGCCGACAGCGCCCGCGCGATCCAGACCGCCTATGACGGCGACGGTTCCGATGCCGCCACCCGGGTCGCCGTCATCGATCTGGCCACCGGCCACCAGATCGGCGTCTCAGCGGCGTTGCCGGGCTCGCCGGCGGGAACGGCCCGGCTCAGCGCCGACGGCACCCGCATCACCATGACCACATGGGCGTCACCCAACACCTCTGTCACCGTCATCGACATCGATCAGACGGGTGTCAACCAGCGCCCGACCGTCGCCGTCCCGATCGAGGTCAACGACCCCGACGCCGAAGGCGCGGTCACCGGGTCGGCACAGTTCACCGACCCCGACGGTGACACGCTGAGCTACGTCGGTACGGGCGCGACCGCCAGGGGCAGCGTCATCGTCGCCGCCGACGGCAGCTTCGTCTACACACCCGCCAAGATCGCGCGACTCGCGGCGGCGAAAGTCTCCGCCTCCCCCGACGCCAAGCAGGACCACTTCACCATCACCGCCTACGACGGTCACGGCGGAGCGACATCGATCGTGGTCACCGTGCCGATCGAGGCGAAAAACACGGCGCCCGTGACTTCCCCGACAATCGGTGACTTCGCCAACGGTGTGCTGACCGGCAGCGTCAACGGCACCGATGTCGACGGCGACTCACTGACGTACTCGGTGACATCCCAGGGCGGCAAGGGAAGCGTCGCGGTGAACGCGACCACGGGCGCATTCACCTACACGCCCACCGCCGACGCCCGTACCGCCGCCTCGGCCACCTCCAATGACGTCGACACCGACACGTTCGTCATCACCGTCAGCGACGGCCGCGGGGGCAGCGTCGATCAAACCATCACCGTCGACGTAGCGCAGAACGGGGTCATTGCCGACGCGCACGTCGACCTACCCGCCTCAGGTGCCCTCCAGTACAGTCCCGACGGCAGCCGCGCGATCCGCGTCACCACCGTGCGGGTCAGAGTCAACGATGACTACTACAGCTACGACTACGTGGACAGAACCTCGATCGCGGTCATCAACACGGCCACCGGCGCGCAGATCGGCGAGACCGTCGTCATCGACGGCGACCAATCGCAGTACGCCCTGCGCTACAGCGCCGATGGTGCTTACGCCAGCCTGGTCACTGCGGTGAGGTACTCCAACAACTACTCCGGGGCGTACACCACCCGAGTGGCGATCATCGACACCGCGACCGGTGCAGTCACCGTCACGACCCTCGCCGGTGCGCCGTCGTCGAAGACGACATTCACGACTGACGGCAAGTATGCGGTCCAGACGACGACCGCCTCGCGCTACGCGTACGCGGACGGCACCTACACCTACGCATCCGAGATCGCCGTCATAGAGACCGGCACCGGTGCGGTCACCAAAGTTGAAGTGCCCGTAGGCTTGTCGGGATTAGCTGAGAATGGCGGTGGGGCACTCGACGCGACGGGAACCCGCACCATCTATCTGGTCACTCGCGACGGCTCGAACGGCGCACTGTTCGTCGACACCGCAACCGGCACCGTCACCGAGTACTCGGTCTCGGGCAGCTCGAACGTCCGGCTCTCCGAGGACCGCTCCCGCCTGATCGTCCAGACCTACGAGTACGCCCCGAACACCTACCAGTTGGTGGCTACCCGGTTCTCCGTCGTCGACACCGCCACCGGACGGCAGGTCGGCTCCACCGTCGCGTCCGTCGGTAATCAGTACGGGGGTTACTACGCGAACGGCAACCAGATCATCGTCGTTGTACAGGATTCCTCGAGCGGAACGACCGTCGCACGGCTCACGGCGATCGACCTCACCACCGGCACCCAGGTTGGCAGCACGGCCACCATCGGGGGTCCGGTGTATCAGCTCCAGTACACCGCCGACGGCAGCCGTGCGTTCGTTTCTCAGTATGGCAACGGAGCCGTCACGGTCCTCGATACTGCGACGTTCACGACGCTCGGCACCATCTCAAACCTCGGCCTGTACGTCAGTGACGTGGAGTTCGGCGAAGACCGTGCGGTTCTCTTGGGCCGCTCCGGAAGCTCCACCAGTAATCAGGTCACGAAAGTCGCGATCGTAGACATCGCCACCGGCGCCCAACTCGGCTCCACTCTCGAGGTGGGGGGGTACGGCTCGGCGCAGTTCACCGCTGACGGAAGCCGGGTGGTGATCAGCACTCCCTACTCCGGCACCACCAGCGTCGCAGTCCTGAACGCCTCGACCGGCGCACAGGTGGGAACCACGGTCACACTCGTCGGCTCCGGCCAGACGAACATCGATCCCACCGGCTCCCGCGCGGTAATGGTGGCGAGAACGTACGACTCGAGTACCAACAGCTGGACCAGTTCTCGGCTTGCCGTCGTCGATCTCGCCACCGGCACTCAGATCGGAACCTCGTTCGAAACGTCCGGCTACTTCGAGGCGACGTTGAGTCCCACCGGCGATGTGGTGGCAGTGAATACCCGCGAAGGCGTCGACGCGAGCAGCTATGCCACTCGGGTGACGCTGCTGGACACGGCGACCGGCGCACAGCTGGGAAGCACGATCACCCAGGCGGGCCACGGATCCCTCAGCTTCACCGCCGACGCCACCCGTGTCGCGGTGTACAGCCAAACCTTCGGCGGTGGCGTCGAACAACAAGCGGTCACGATCACCGTGCTCGACGCGACCTCCGGCGCGCAGCTGGGCAACACCATCACCTTCAACGGCCAGAATCGAGGCTTCGCCTCGACTCTCGACGGAACGCGTCTACTGGTTGCGACATTCGCCGACGATCCCGCAGCGACCCACGTCGTCGTTGTCGACGTCACCACCGGCACACAGGCAGGCGACGCCGTGACCCTGCCGGGGGAGGCGCACTATTACGACATCAGGCTCAGTGCCGACGGCACCCGAGCAATTCTCGACACATACGGCTACGGCGAGCCCGACAACCTCCATCGCGTGGTGGTGGTCGACACGGTCACCGGGACAACGCAGACGTACGCCGTGCGCGGAGAAAAGCTCGGGGCAGTTCGCTTCGCGTCGGACGACATGCGGATCATCGTCGACACTCATGACGACACGGCCCCGGGCGGGGTCAGCAACCGGACAACCATCATCGAGCTCTGA
- a CDS encoding pseudouridine synthase, with protein MRRSRPAPLPARDGLGPARVRLRGGAVLVELADRFGEEAATNVLAGEVVCADGTVVTAGTVLPPNAVVYLYRDVADEVSVPFEIPVLYRDDDIAVVDKPHFLATMPRGRHVMQTALVRLRRELGLPELSPAHRLDRLTAGVLVFTVRREVRGAYQTMFARGEVRKTYLARSAGHPTVALPTTVRSRIIKRRGVLQAAEVPGEPNAETLVMAAGEGVYRLTPRTGRTHQLRVHMASLGLPILNDPLYPDLLDVAPDDFSHPLQLLAQRLEFEDPLSGREHVLASRRSL; from the coding sequence TTGAGGCGGTCCAGGCCCGCGCCGCTGCCGGCGCGCGACGGGCTCGGGCCGGCTCGCGTGCGGTTGCGCGGCGGTGCGGTGCTGGTCGAGTTGGCCGACCGGTTCGGTGAGGAGGCAGCGACGAACGTGCTTGCCGGGGAGGTGGTCTGCGCCGACGGCACCGTGGTGACCGCGGGAACGGTACTGCCACCCAACGCCGTCGTCTACCTGTACCGCGACGTCGCCGACGAGGTGTCGGTGCCGTTCGAAATCCCCGTGTTGTACCGCGACGACGACATCGCGGTGGTCGACAAGCCGCACTTCCTGGCGACGATGCCGCGCGGCCGCCACGTCATGCAGACGGCGCTGGTGCGGCTGAGACGGGAACTGGGGTTGCCCGAGCTGTCGCCGGCCCACCGGCTCGATCGCCTGACCGCGGGGGTGCTGGTCTTCACGGTGCGGCGCGAGGTTCGCGGCGCATATCAGACCATGTTCGCGCGCGGCGAGGTGCGCAAGACCTACCTGGCACGATCGGCGGGGCATCCGACGGTGGCCTTGCCGACGACGGTCCGTAGCCGGATCATCAAGCGGCGCGGGGTGTTACAAGCGGCCGAAGTGCCGGGTGAGCCGAACGCCGAAACACTGGTGATGGCAGCCGGCGAGGGGGTGTACCGGTTGACGCCGCGCACCGGGCGCACCCACCAGCTACGGGTGCACATGGCGTCGCTGGGGTTGCCGATTCTGAACGACCCGCTGTACCCCGACCTCCTCGACGTGGCGCCCGATGACTTCTCGCATCCGCTGCAGTTGTTGGCCCAGCGGCTGGAGTTCGAGGACCCGCTGAGCGGACGGGAACACGTCCTCGCCAGCCGGCGCTCACTGTGA
- a CDS encoding glycerol-3-phosphate dehydrogenase/oxidase, producing the protein MSDPIPASGQTLLGPAQRAEAWQRLGSEQFDVVVIGGGVVGAGAALDAATRGLKVALVEARDFASGTSSRSSKMFHGGLRYLEQLEFGLVREALHERELSLTTLAPHLVKPLPFLFPLTNRWWERPYVAAGIFLYDQLGGAKSVPPQKHLTKSGALRLAPGLKRSSLIGGIRYYDTVVDDARHTMTVARTAAHYGAVVRTSTQAVALLREGDRVIGVQVRDSEDGGITEVRGHVVVNATGVWTDEIQALSKQRGRFRVRASKGVHIVVPRDRIVSEVAIILRTEKSVLFVIPWGTHWIIGTTDTDWNLDLAHPAATKADIDYLLETVNTVLATPLTHDDIDGVYAGLRPLLAGESEETSKLSREHAVAVPAPGLVAIAGGKYTTYRVMGEDAIDAAAEYIPARVARSITEKVPLMGADGYFALINQTESVGAHYGLHPYRVRHLLDRYGSLIGEVLQMASEQAEVRPDLLDPITEAPVYLKVEAWYAAAAEGALHLEDIMARRMRISIEYPHRGVDCAREVAEVVAPLLGWSADDIDREVDTYLARVDAEIRSQQEPDDESADALRAAAPEARAEILEPVPLS; encoded by the coding sequence GTGAGTGACCCGATCCCGGCCAGCGGCCAGACGCTTCTGGGTCCCGCTCAGCGGGCGGAGGCCTGGCAGCGGTTGGGCAGTGAGCAGTTCGACGTGGTGGTGATCGGCGGCGGAGTCGTGGGCGCCGGTGCGGCGTTGGATGCGGCGACCCGGGGGCTCAAGGTGGCCCTGGTCGAGGCGCGCGATTTCGCGTCCGGCACGTCGAGCCGGTCGTCGAAGATGTTCCATGGCGGACTGCGTTATCTCGAGCAGTTGGAGTTCGGCCTGGTGCGCGAGGCGTTGCACGAGCGCGAACTGTCGCTGACCACCTTGGCGCCGCATCTGGTGAAACCGCTGCCGTTCCTGTTCCCGCTGACCAACAGATGGTGGGAGCGGCCGTACGTGGCGGCGGGCATTTTCCTCTACGACCAGTTGGGTGGCGCGAAATCGGTTCCGCCGCAGAAGCATCTGACGAAATCGGGAGCGCTGCGCCTGGCGCCGGGGTTGAAGCGGTCGTCACTCATCGGCGGGATCCGCTACTACGACACGGTTGTCGACGATGCGCGCCACACCATGACGGTCGCGCGCACAGCGGCGCACTACGGCGCGGTGGTGCGGACATCGACGCAGGCGGTGGCGCTGTTGCGGGAGGGTGACCGGGTCATCGGCGTGCAGGTGCGCGACTCCGAAGACGGGGGCATCACCGAGGTGCGCGGACACGTCGTCGTGAACGCCACCGGTGTGTGGACCGACGAGATCCAGGCATTGTCGAAGCAGCGTGGCCGATTCCGGGTGCGGGCCTCCAAGGGTGTGCACATTGTGGTGCCTCGCGACCGCATCGTCAGCGAGGTGGCGATCATTTTGCGCACCGAGAAGTCGGTGCTGTTCGTCATACCGTGGGGCACGCACTGGATCATCGGCACCACCGACACCGACTGGAACCTCGACCTGGCGCATCCGGCGGCCACCAAGGCCGACATCGACTACCTCCTCGAAACCGTCAACACGGTGCTGGCGACACCGCTGACCCACGACGACATCGACGGCGTTTACGCCGGACTGCGACCACTGCTGGCAGGCGAGAGCGAGGAGACGTCGAAGCTGTCTCGCGAGCACGCGGTAGCGGTGCCCGCGCCGGGGTTGGTGGCCATCGCAGGCGGCAAGTACACGACGTATCGGGTGATGGGCGAGGACGCGATCGACGCGGCGGCCGAATACATCCCCGCGCGGGTCGCGCGCTCGATCACCGAGAAGGTGCCGTTGATGGGGGCCGACGGTTACTTCGCCCTGATCAACCAGACCGAGAGCGTCGGTGCGCATTACGGGTTGCACCCGTATCGGGTGCGGCACCTGCTGGACCGGTACGGGTCGCTGATCGGCGAGGTGTTGCAGATGGCCAGCGAGCAAGCCGAAGTGCGGCCGGACCTTCTTGATCCGATCACCGAAGCGCCCGTGTATCTGAAGGTGGAGGCTTGGTATGCGGCCGCCGCCGAGGGTGCGTTGCATCTGGAGGACATCATGGCGCGCCGGATGCGGATCTCCATCGAGTACCCGCACCGCGGCGTCGACTGCGCTCGCGAGGTCGCCGAAGTGGTTGCGCCGCTGCTGGGTTGGAGTGCTGATGACATCGACCGCGAAGTGGACACCTACCTGGCCCGCGTCGACGCCGAAATCCGGTCGCAGCAGGAACCCGACGACGAGTCGGCCGACGCCTTGCGCGCCGCCGCGCCCGAGGCGCGCGCGGAGATCCTCGAACCGGTCCCGCTCAGTTGA
- a CDS encoding NAD(P)H-quinone dehydrogenase → MQKATRIVIIGGGPAGYEAALVAAAAGPDVAEVTVVDSDGIGGACVLWDCVPSKTFIASTGVRTELRRAPDLGYALDFDNAKIALPTLNERVKKLAAAQSADIAERLRSQGVTLIAGRGELVDDVPGMAEHTVRVSGHDGSTSTLRADVVLIATGASPRVLAGAEPDGERILNWRQLYDLQELPEHLVVVGSGVTGAEFVNAYTELGVKVTVVASRDQILPHEDSDAAAVLEEVLASRGVTLVKNARAESVERDGSGSGAGVVVRMTDGRCVEGSHALMTVGSVPNTSGLGLERVGIELGQGNYLTVDRVSRTNVPGIYAAGDCTGLMLLASVAAMQGRIAMYHALGEGLEPIRLRTVAAAVFTRPEIAAVGVPQSKIDDGSVAARTVMLPLNTNARAKMSSLRRGFIKIFCRPATGVVIGGVVVAPIASELIMPIALAVQNGNDVEDLAQTFSVYPSLTGSITEAGRQLMAHDDLD, encoded by the coding sequence ATTCAGAAGGCAACCCGCATCGTGATCATCGGCGGCGGGCCCGCCGGCTATGAGGCGGCCTTGGTCGCAGCGGCGGCGGGACCCGATGTCGCCGAGGTCACCGTCGTCGACTCGGACGGGATCGGCGGTGCCTGTGTGCTGTGGGACTGTGTGCCGTCCAAGACGTTCATCGCCTCCACCGGGGTGCGCACCGAACTTCGTCGCGCCCCCGATCTCGGCTACGCGCTCGACTTCGACAACGCCAAGATCGCGCTGCCGACGCTCAACGAACGCGTCAAGAAGCTCGCCGCCGCGCAGTCGGCCGATATCGCCGAGCGGCTGCGCAGTCAGGGCGTCACGTTGATCGCGGGTCGCGGTGAACTGGTCGACGATGTGCCGGGGATGGCCGAGCACACGGTGCGGGTGTCCGGCCACGACGGCTCGACCAGCACGCTGAGGGCCGACGTCGTACTGATCGCGACCGGCGCCAGCCCGCGGGTGCTGGCCGGTGCCGAACCCGACGGCGAACGCATCCTCAACTGGCGCCAGCTCTACGATCTCCAGGAGCTGCCAGAACACCTGGTCGTCGTGGGTTCCGGGGTGACCGGCGCGGAGTTCGTCAACGCCTATACCGAGCTCGGGGTGAAGGTCACCGTGGTGGCGAGCCGCGATCAGATCCTGCCGCACGAGGACTCCGATGCCGCCGCGGTCCTCGAGGAGGTGCTCGCGTCCCGGGGTGTCACGCTGGTCAAGAACGCGCGCGCCGAATCGGTCGAACGCGATGGCTCAGGCTCTGGGGCTGGGGTCGTGGTCCGGATGACCGACGGCCGCTGCGTGGAGGGCAGCCACGCGCTGATGACCGTGGGCTCCGTGCCCAACACCAGCGGTCTGGGCCTCGAGCGGGTCGGCATCGAACTCGGCCAGGGCAACTACCTCACCGTCGACCGGGTCTCGCGGACCAACGTCCCGGGCATCTACGCCGCAGGCGACTGCACCGGGCTGATGCTGCTCGCCTCGGTAGCGGCCATGCAGGGCCGCATCGCGATGTACCACGCGCTGGGGGAAGGTCTGGAACCGATCCGGCTGCGCACCGTGGCCGCCGCGGTGTTCACCCGGCCGGAGATCGCCGCCGTCGGGGTGCCGCAGTCCAAGATCGACGACGGGTCGGTGGCCGCTCGCACGGTGATGCTGCCGCTGAACACCAACGCCAGAGCCAAGATGTCGAGCCTGCGACGCGGCTTCATCAAGATCTTCTGCAGGCCGGCGACCGGTGTGGTGATCGGCGGGGTAGTGGTCGCGCCGATCGCCTCCGAACTGATTATGCCGATCGCGCTGGCGGTGCAGAACGGCAACGACGTCGAGGACCTGGCGCAGACGTTCTCGGTGTATCCGTCGCTCACCGGGTCGATCACCGAGGCCGGACGCCAGCTGATGGCGCACGACGATCTGGACTGA